One part of the Gemmatimonadaceae bacterium genome encodes these proteins:
- a CDS encoding amidohydrolase family protein has translation MLSVLAALPAAAMIAALTAPATLLASAPQPCGIAIVGATVIDGNGGAPLADATVIVRGGKFSEVGKRAEVKVPDCAQKVDGAGKYLTPGFVDTNVHNAMPASAAEYAKYWDKLSDIAIEGAQMHLKYGVTSMRDSYGTMMPLLAARDAIRSGKAIGARMYVAGNIIGWGGTFSKTFRGRDPETYYEEWVNDQITQGAGELMPWFGPDSLRVIVNNYIDKGVDFVKIGGTSHTHTDPGLVFSERQFKAIVDAVHARGLMAETHSTTPEGMYIALTSGIDLIQHPEVGGVPIPQEILTLLDEKRPFCSIHGNNHAGRAYQMAQSRGAGANRAGAGGANNEPTELRNWPKPRMTEKMIEDSIRATNSRVMRGNAEKIVKTRCPITTATDNQVTQAIEFSRDPNQWGPRQPGVGTLASIESLVDFGMTPGQAIVAATKNGARALPHRMGEQLGTIERGKIADLVMLDADPLADIKNIRKIRMVMKDGAIIDRDRLPLNPIIYKRAG, from the coding sequence ATGCTCTCCGTCCTCGCTGCCTTGCCCGCGGCCGCCATGATCGCCGCGTTGACGGCGCCCGCGACGCTTCTCGCGTCAGCCCCTCAGCCCTGTGGCATCGCGATCGTCGGTGCGACAGTCATCGATGGCAACGGTGGAGCGCCGCTGGCTGACGCCACGGTCATTGTACGCGGCGGGAAGTTCAGCGAGGTCGGGAAGCGCGCCGAGGTGAAGGTGCCCGACTGCGCGCAGAAGGTGGACGGTGCCGGCAAGTACCTCACGCCGGGCTTCGTGGACACGAACGTGCATAACGCGATGCCAGCGAGTGCGGCGGAGTACGCCAAATACTGGGACAAGCTGTCGGACATCGCGATCGAAGGCGCGCAGATGCACCTCAAGTACGGCGTGACGTCGATGCGCGATTCCTACGGGACGATGATGCCGCTGCTCGCGGCGCGCGATGCCATCAGGAGCGGCAAAGCGATCGGTGCCCGAATGTACGTGGCCGGAAACATCATCGGTTGGGGGGGCACCTTCTCGAAGACGTTCCGTGGCCGCGACCCCGAGACGTACTACGAGGAGTGGGTCAACGATCAGATCACCCAGGGCGCCGGCGAACTGATGCCGTGGTTCGGCCCGGATTCGCTGCGCGTGATCGTCAACAACTACATCGACAAGGGCGTGGACTTCGTGAAGATCGGGGGCACGTCGCACACGCACACCGACCCCGGGCTCGTCTTCTCCGAACGCCAGTTCAAGGCGATCGTCGACGCCGTGCACGCACGTGGCCTGATGGCCGAGACGCACTCGACGACACCCGAGGGCATGTACATCGCCCTGACGTCCGGGATCGATCTCATCCAGCACCCTGAGGTCGGTGGCGTGCCGATCCCCCAGGAGATCCTTACGCTGCTCGACGAAAAGCGGCCGTTCTGCTCGATTCACGGCAACAACCACGCGGGCCGTGCCTATCAGATGGCGCAGTCACGGGGCGCGGGGGCAAACCGGGCCGGCGCCGGCGGCGCGAACAACGAGCCGACCGAACTGCGGAACTGGCCCAAGCCACGGATGACGGAAAAGATGATCGAGGACTCGATCCGGGCCACCAATTCGCGCGTCATGCGCGGCAACGCAGAGAAGATCGTGAAGACGCGGTGTCCCATCACGACCGCGACCGACAACCAGGTGACGCAGGCCATCGAGTTCTCGCGGGACCCCAACCAGTGGGGCCCTCGCCAGCCGGGCGTGGGCACCCTCGCGTCGATCGAATCGCTGGTGGACTTCGGCATGACTCCCGGCCAGGCCATCGTCGCCGCGACGAAGAACGGCGCGCGGGCGCTCCCGCATCGCATGGGAGAACAGCTCGGCACCATCGAGCGTGGCAAGATCGCGGATCTGGTGATGCTGGACGCCGACCCCCTGGCCGACATCAAGAACATCCGCAAGATCCGCATGGTGATGAAGGACGGCGCGATCATTGATCGGGACAGGCTCCCGCTCAATCCGATCATCTACAAGCGGGCCGGGTAG